A single region of the Lysinibacillus sp. B2A1 genome encodes:
- a CDS encoding DNA-binding response regulator, translating to MVNEKILIVEDDIDIMEVLSLTIANANYLVFKASTIYEGWEAAVKQKPDLILLDVNLPDGNGFELARRIREVSDAIIIFVTVNHLIDHKLEGFEVGADDYITKPFIPKELLARIQANLKRKTTSIRNPILHIDNLVIHFDEKNVYKNGKRLNLFTKEKLLLFFLIEHANKVISVDQLIDNVWGQDGVTDSKTVSVHISTLRRKIEDVPAKPKWIQTVRGFGYQFVYKK from the coding sequence GTGGTAAATGAAAAAATCTTAATCGTAGAAGATGATATTGACATAATGGAGGTTCTATCTCTTACTATTGCAAATGCAAATTATTTAGTTTTCAAGGCATCAACCATTTACGAAGGTTGGGAAGCAGCAGTAAAGCAAAAGCCTGATTTAATTTTATTGGATGTCAATTTACCTGATGGCAATGGCTTTGAATTGGCGAGAAGGATTCGTGAAGTTTCGGACGCCATTATTATTTTTGTGACTGTCAATCACTTAATTGACCATAAACTAGAAGGCTTTGAAGTAGGCGCAGATGATTATATAACAAAGCCGTTTATTCCAAAAGAATTACTTGCTCGTATACAAGCAAACTTAAAAAGAAAGACAACGTCCATAAGAAATCCTATATTACATATTGATAACTTAGTTATTCATTTTGATGAAAAAAATGTTTATAAAAACGGTAAACGTTTAAATCTTTTTACGAAAGAAAAGCTACTATTATTTTTCCTAATCGAACATGCTAATAAGGTAATTAGTGTAGACCAACTGATAGATAACGTTTGGGGACAGGATGGTGTGACTGATTCAAAAACGGTTTCTGTCCATATAAGTACACTCCGACGTAAAATCGAAGACGTTCCAGCTAAGCCTAAGTGGATTCAAACTGTTCGGGGCTTCGGTTACCAATTTGTTTATAAAAAATAA
- the bioD gene encoding dethiobiotin synthase — protein sequence MQHFWVVGTDTDVGKTAVTTLLMRQLQRQNLRVTPYKPVQTGEVHENDCCYYYDTAIYEKYSLQVLKQENLNGYSFKEAASPHFAAQLEAQEINVSYLLQQIQLLQLSNDIVICEGAGGLFVPLDLKSELTLLDVIVQSKLPVVLVTRTTLGTINHTLLTIEALLTRNIDILGIVFNGDSGSLIEQDNMKTILQFQDLPYASIPQFQEISQLVDYSISHTSLFERLVNYETSAN from the coding sequence ATGCAACATTTTTGGGTTGTTGGAACAGATACTGATGTTGGTAAAACAGCGGTCACCACATTGCTGATGCGTCAATTACAGCGGCAGAACCTACGCGTCACACCTTATAAGCCAGTACAAACTGGTGAAGTGCATGAAAATGATTGTTGCTATTACTATGATACAGCAATATATGAAAAGTATTCTTTACAGGTGCTGAAGCAAGAAAATTTGAATGGATATTCGTTTAAAGAGGCTGCTTCACCACATTTTGCTGCGCAACTGGAGGCGCAGGAAATAAATGTGAGCTATTTATTGCAGCAAATACAGTTGTTACAGCTATCAAACGACATAGTAATTTGTGAGGGAGCTGGAGGACTGTTTGTGCCCTTAGATTTAAAAAGTGAATTAACGCTTCTTGATGTCATTGTTCAAAGTAAGCTTCCAGTTGTTCTTGTTACTCGAACAACACTTGGAACAATTAACCACACATTACTTACAATTGAGGCCTTGCTTACTCGGAATATTGATATTCTTGGCATTGTATTTAATGGAGATTCAGGGAGTTTGATAGAACAAGATAATATGAAAACCATATTACAGTTTCAAGATTTGCCATATGCAAGTATTCCGCAATTCCAAGAGATTTCGCAGCTTGTTGATTATTCCATTTCGCATACTTCATTGTTTGAAAGGTTGGTCAATTATGAAACAAGTGCTAACTGA
- the bioA gene encoding adenosylmethionine--8-amino-7-oxononanoate transaminase — MKQVLTDLQARDLRHVWHPCSQMKDYEQFPPIVIKKGQGVWLYDENNHRYLDAVSSWWVNLFGHANPRISQVLSDQAFTLEHTIFANFTHEPAIKVAEKLVALTPEGLNKVFFADNGSSAIEVALKMSFQYHMQTGKTAKKRYLALTDAYHGETLGALSVGGVGLYNEVYQPLLLDTVRAQGPDCFRCPFQDKLESCHAQCIQFVEEELNTHHEEITAVIIEPLIQAAAGMKMYPPIYLKRLRELCTAYDVHLIADEIAVGFGRTGTIFACEQAGIAPDFMCLSKGLTGGYLPLSAVLTTDDIYNAFYDDYGTMRAFLHSHSYSGNPLACRVALEVLTMFEEEQVIDMIQNKGERMRALALEAFERLPYVGEYRQIGLVGAIELVANHRTKEPFPSEARIGYQIYQRALAKGLLIRPLGNTLYFMPPYIISDDEMHFMVHTTKETIVQFFEDWEGLNCLNDNQHSHLS, encoded by the coding sequence ATGAAACAAGTGCTAACTGATCTGCAGGCAAGAGATTTACGGCATGTTTGGCATCCTTGTTCACAAATGAAGGATTATGAGCAATTTCCACCTATCGTCATTAAAAAAGGACAAGGTGTATGGCTCTATGATGAAAATAATCATCGCTACTTAGACGCTGTCTCTTCCTGGTGGGTAAATTTATTTGGACATGCAAATCCTAGAATAAGTCAAGTGTTAAGTGATCAGGCATTTACATTAGAGCATACAATCTTTGCAAATTTCACACATGAACCAGCGATTAAAGTAGCTGAAAAATTAGTAGCTTTAACGCCAGAGGGTCTGAATAAAGTATTTTTTGCAGACAATGGTTCGTCCGCAATAGAAGTCGCATTAAAGATGAGTTTTCAATATCATATGCAAACTGGAAAAACGGCGAAAAAACGCTATTTAGCTTTAACGGATGCCTACCATGGTGAGACACTTGGTGCATTATCTGTTGGGGGAGTTGGGCTTTATAATGAAGTATACCAACCATTGTTATTAGATACAGTACGTGCACAAGGACCAGATTGCTTTAGATGTCCTTTTCAAGACAAGCTAGAAAGCTGTCATGCTCAATGTATTCAATTTGTTGAAGAAGAGCTTAACACGCATCATGAAGAAATTACAGCTGTGATTATTGAGCCGCTTATTCAAGCAGCAGCTGGCATGAAAATGTATCCGCCAATCTATTTAAAGCGATTACGAGAGCTTTGCACAGCATACGATGTTCACTTAATTGCAGACGAAATTGCCGTTGGATTTGGACGAACAGGAACCATATTTGCCTGTGAGCAAGCGGGGATTGCACCAGATTTTATGTGCTTGTCTAAAGGTTTAACAGGTGGCTATTTACCGCTATCGGCTGTATTAACCACTGATGACATTTACAATGCCTTTTATGATGATTACGGAACAATGAGAGCTTTTTTACATTCTCATAGCTATTCTGGAAATCCGCTTGCTTGTCGTGTAGCACTTGAGGTATTGACAATGTTTGAAGAGGAGCAGGTTATCGACATGATTCAAAATAAGGGAGAACGAATGCGTGCGTTAGCATTGGAGGCATTTGAGCGATTACCCTATGTTGGAGAGTATCGACAGATAGGATTAGTAGGTGCGATTGAGCTAGTAGCCAATCATCGAACAAAGGAGCCATTTCCAAGTGAGGCGCGTATTGGCTATCAAATTTATCAACGTGCTTTAGCAAAGGGCTTACTGATTCGCCCGCTTGGCAATACATTATATTTTATGCCGCCTTACATTATTTCTGACGATGAAATGCACTTTATGGTTCATACAACAAAAGAAACGATTGTACAATTTTTTGAGGATTGGGAGGGGTTAAATTGTTTAAACGACAATCAACACAGTCACTTGTCATGA
- a CDS encoding biotin transporter BioY, which produces MFKRQSTQSLVMIAMFAALTAIGAFIKIPLPVVPFTLQIVFVFLAGSLLGSRNGFQSQLVYIGVGLVGLPVFTQGGGITYVLQPTFGYLIGFALAAFIIGFIIERVDSPMKIHFIGANIVGLILIYAVAVPYLYLSLNFWLHMKTSWSHIFVVGFLNSIVADFCLAIASALLAERLYKVFQSVRAAKIMQIERENV; this is translated from the coding sequence TTGTTTAAACGACAATCAACACAGTCACTTGTCATGATCGCGATGTTTGCAGCTTTAACGGCAATTGGTGCATTTATTAAAATACCCTTACCTGTAGTGCCCTTTACACTACAAATTGTCTTTGTTTTTTTAGCTGGAAGCTTACTTGGCAGTCGTAATGGATTTCAAAGTCAGCTCGTTTACATAGGGGTTGGTTTAGTTGGATTACCTGTTTTTACACAGGGGGGAGGCATTACCTATGTATTGCAGCCGACATTTGGCTACCTTATAGGGTTTGCACTAGCAGCATTCATAATAGGTTTCATCATTGAAAGAGTAGATTCGCCAATGAAAATACATTTTATTGGTGCAAATATTGTGGGGCTTATTCTTATTTATGCGGTTGCAGTACCTTACTTATATTTATCATTGAATTTTTGGCTTCACATGAAAACGAGCTGGTCTCATATATTTGTAGTCGGCTTTTTAAATAGTATTGTTGCAGATTTTTGCTTAGCCATTGCTTCTGCACTGCTAGCCGAACGCTTATATAAGGTATTTCAGTCAGTTAGAGCAGCGAAAATTATGCAAATAGAAAGGGAGAATGTTTAG